The Diachasmimorpha longicaudata isolate KC_UGA_2023 chromosome 2, iyDiaLong2, whole genome shotgun sequence genome segment GGTATAAAAATAAACACTGGGGTTACCTAGAGGAAAAATCCAGTTGCTCGTCATTTTTCAGTTTCATTCCACGGTACAGAGAATACCGAGTGGATAGAAAAACCGGTGGGTAATGTGACACCCGAGGATTGTTTCGGAATTACGTATTTCTTTCGTAAATCATAGCCATCGTTTTTTATCCCGAGAGATGCGATTTAATAACGAGATGTAGGAGGGTACTGATGACTGCTATGTGCAGAGAATTGATTTCGACTCGTTTCAATTGTTTGGGGAGCATTTGGGGTCAACTTGGGGGAATTGAGAAGGATAATTGTGGCATTTATGTCTCAACATACAGAAACTGTGTGGGGAAGAAAACGTTCCTGGGTGTATTATTCTCTTGAGCTGAGAAAATGGCCATTTTTCATGATTGCCATGAAATATCcctgaacgaaaaaaatactctCACATCGAATTTACTATTCTCGCCCCAATAATTTTCGCCCCAAACGCTTCCAAAAATCGATAACTTTCTCAGTATAATACATTCAAAGTACTCAAAGTGTTTTCCCAACGCTATCAAAAGGGAATCTTGAATCCCATCATCGTTAAGTACCGGTCTGCCGCCTTCCCCACACGTGAGACCCTCTCCCAGAAATCATTATGATCACTCTCCATCACCTACCCCAGAGTCGATAAAAATCCGGAGACGTTGCCCTCGGCATAGAGGCTGACAATATCCCCCAGGTGCAGAAAACTCGCCGAGCCGAGGATCTCCCCCATTTCGAAGCTGGTAGCCAGAGTTGTTCACGTGAATTCAGGACCGTGCAGGCCCCTCAGACCAGTGCATCATTCATTATATCTGTAGAATAAAATCATGAAACATAATAAAGAATTGAACACGATCAAGTTCTCCAGCGATGCTACCCCGAGGCCAAGATGTAGGTCAAATCGATCCACTGATAGCGTGTCATATCATCTATCCTCTGAGGGAGCAACACCAGGGGGGATGAATCGTTGTTTATAATTATCAAGGGAATAGGGGAGCAACTTATTGATCCTTATTgcggtgaaaaataaaataaagtcaTTGGATGAAAATCCAATCACCCCTTAACCTTTTGCTGAGTAAAAATAGGGGTTGGTTTATCGTTCCataagataaatatttaaaaaatgaaatcacgcacgaaaaaaattgatagataaaatttgttaattgCATATTGTAgacaacatttttttcggAGACATTTGCTATAGAGATAACTCAGTTcaaattttctttattattatcttttattcaatcaaaaaaaattaaaaatttgtaaaatataATTCCACTGATTATTTATCTAGAATTGCTCAACATGGCATAGAACAATCAAccgaatttaatatttatttctacaatttttttcgtctgcGATATGACTTTCGAGTTCGTAAACATGGTCAGAACAGTCGGCTTGACATTTCCTTTACTGACTAATTTATGTTAATTATGCTGTGGGATTAACGACGAATTGAGAAACGTCGTAACATCTCTCATCCATAATGCCATTTTTGATAGCGAGTGATAACGAGATTGATAAGTCTATTCAAACTACACCGCATAGTTCGATCATAATAAACTCCTCTCGGtcactgacatttttttcgaattacgCAACACGATTGTGTACACGTGAGTCCCGCCGGAtatttcgtgtttttttttatcacatataataccacaagtggttcaaaattatcgaatatttcccgatagattcgttgcaaacaaatgaaggagtcaagtttttcaggctaaaaaatcacgagtgcgaagcacgagtgatttttcctgaaaaacttgacgacttcatttgtatgcagggaacctagagggaaatattctataattttgaagctcgagtggtattcaggggattatttttcctatccaaatttcggccaagagaattgtgccatgacatgaaaagaggtttatttggttaagtgtcgtttgtttaccaaaatattcaaaaaattatcgctgatattcgaggtaggctatacaaaatatcaacaaatggtgcaattctattggctgaaatttgggtgggaaaaataatctgcattattttcattgtgtCATCAACAAATTAAGGAATATGGAGTTTCAGCGTGATAAAACTTCAGTGTGAATTAAACTCCACTTGAATTACTCTCGCATTTCGGTATTAATTAAAGCACAACGGATGCTGAACAATAGAGTATTGGAAACAATCGGTGCCCTAGACAGTTCTATTGTCACAACGAACAGACACTGAAGAGTTATTATCGAACAATCATCGTGCAAGTTCAACGAGACACCGATAATTCTGAGCACTTCGTACACAACTAGAGATCTGTAAATGAgagattcaattaaaaaaagtttAGAAATGTATAATCTGTTGAAAATCACGTACAAGCACTTTTACACATTTGACGAATAACTTCCTCTCGAGCTCTCTGACCCTTAAACCTTCATAAATCCCCCGAATTCCTCAAGTTCCCTCTTCCCGAGAATCGGGACTTTCCGTCTGATTAAAACTTTCCGTTTTCACTCTCAGTAGTAAAAGTAAAACCGCCGAACCAATACCGAATTTTCTACTCACCGCGACATTCCTCAACACCTCACGCTTCATTTCTACATACGTCAATAACAACGTATGAAtggaagtgaataaaaaatcatcaggcGATGCGAATGCACTGTCACATGAGAAACTTggatggtaaaaaaaaaaatgtcgaccTCCTTTGGTCTTTTTACTTTGACCGATGGactctttttctctcagttttCGTAATGCTATACCGGCGTGTCAACGAAGGGCCTTAACTACTTGTCcgctcatttttttccctctctcctGCAGCGGccagtggttttttttttttttgaagaattattaGAAGTCTCAACGTATATTCAAACGTACGTCTACGTGTTATTCCCCTTCCTTCTTTCATATCTCGAAATGTCTTACCGAGGCCGTACATTTGACACGgtgaattcaaaattcaatatgATTTTTCCTCGCTagtctatcaatttttctttttccttgAATTACGATCAATTATTAACACGTTTTTCAttagccattcgcggttccgCGTACTCGGCGCTGATTTATGTTTATCACCTTGAATAACTCACACATTGACGGAGAGATAAACAGAAAGTAAATTGCATTTGAAAGGAAGTGCAGAGATACAGGTTTTGCTATGTCAAGGAATTTCAAGTTTATGCTGACACTAACCATACGGTGGTCCCGACATTACTGGGTGAACCGTGAACGTGGTGGCTCCAAGCTGCTCCAGCAGTTGTCGGTGGGGGGAAGTTGATGATCAGGGGAAGAGAGAGGGATACGTTCCAGTGACACCAGCGGTCGATTCTAgagatttaaaatttaaaataccaGAGGGGGTCTTGTTCGGAGAATTCGAACTTCCTGGGAacgtattttcaaaatatcgaAATCTCCTTCATCAAAGAAGTCTATAGagtttttaagaatttttatgtTACGTTGTTATATATGTGATATATTTGAATTTGAGCATAGGGCTGAATTTTCCCtttatttcatggaaaataaCACATTAAGTTGCatataaacaaaattttgaaaacccAATTCCAAagcgaaggagaaaaataatttctaggAATTTTCGGTGTTCTCCCTAGCCATAATTCCCTAGACGCGCACCTGACGTATCGATTGTAATCATATGACTGCTCATCTGGGCGTAGTGAGCACAGTTAAATCACTTCTTCCAGCTCCAAACACAATAAATCGTGCATTTTGCGACACTCGACAATAGTTGGAAGTAGTAATCAtacaaattaaataatgaagaaaatcTGTGGTCCCAAGTACGCCCTGTGCGGCCTCATCATCTCTGCCTGGGGCATCATTCAATTGGTAATGAACCATAACCTTCATTGTTTTCTAAGTTCCCTTGCAGTAGATTTTAGATAGTTGAAAAATCACGCTACATGTTAATATTTTCAGCTTCTCATGGGTATCTTCTTCTTCGTGAAAAGTGTAGCCCTCATCGAGGATCTTCCactggaaggaaaaaaattcaattctccaCACGAATTCTACATGGCAGCTGACTGGGGTTATCTTCAGAATGCCTACAATTGCTGGATTGCTGCCTGCATTTACGTATTAACGTTTTTACTTTCTGGGCATCAATTTTATGTCAATTCCAGAACATCCCTCAGTGTTTAAATTAACAACTTTAGGTTTATCGCTAGATCACTTTCGAGATTTATGGTGAATGCTATCGTTTGATATTCGATGAGAAGATGAAGACATTGAAACAGAAAATGTAATTATCAAGAAGTTTATTCATCTTCCATCGATGATGATCTAGAGTGAATCGATTTTATTGTTTACAAGTGACACTGAATGAGAagatataattataatttgtaaaatatttaattcgcTCCCATGCTCTGCCTTGTAGCTCTCACATCAACTTCTCCAATTCCATTCCAAAAATGTCTaactaaattataaaaaatgaagacatTTTCTACACAATTGGTGGTATATTTGTCTATTCTGAGATGTCCTTTATTTGTCTTGTTAAGTGATTGTTCATGGAATGTTAAATGACTATTCAGCAGTTTGTGTAATCGAAAAGGGAATTCTACATAATTGTCATGGAAAACTGTATATTGATACATCTAGGAAAATAAATATAGACGATATTATATTATACttatgaatgaattatttttatcactacaaaatttcttacaaaaattataaattcattgaaaagatCACTAATTTGTCAGATATTTTTAGaacttattaatatttttgcatTGATTAGAACGTGGAAAagcacagtaaaaaataaacgaaattCCCATTGTGATTTGAATATCCCGCGCTCTTCCATCTTTTGTCGccaaatgaaaattccatcAGAATTTCCTTAAAACGTGGTTGACATAAACCGTCTGATgttttcatcatcatcacagCCGGTGAGTCGAATTTATTGCAATAGTGATTGGCATCGCAGGCATTGATATTCATAATAAACAATAGAGTCTCTCACTAGTACAATTCCAAAAACAACAGTGTTTAAAAATACCTGAAACAATAGTACTGTAATTAGACTAAACACGGGTTCCTCATTATTGCAAGTATTATTCATCCTGTACTTAtcataaataatcatttttcattattccagATTAATGGTATGACGCAATATTGACTCATCTTTGAAAATGGGTAGCGAACTTGCTGAAGATATTTTGCAATACgtcgaaaaaaatggggaaacaAACTCCCTGGATTTAGTTCCTGTCTTCGAGGAGGATCatcaaaaaatcattggaGCTATCAAAAGTCTCCAAACACTCGACAATGTACGTACAATATGTgattaatcataaaattgaatacacgattttttaatgcacGGACGAATGACATTTACTAAACAATAAAGTACACTTCTAACTTGAAAACCATACATATAACTTATAAATAAATGCATGAATTAAAGGGGAGTATTTTTCACAGTGCATACAATTTGAATAGCAATTTAATGCGTACATGCAAAGCCTTGTACATAAatcgatattatttttatgttgtGATCAGGTCATTGAGGTCGAGCAAGTGAGTCAGAAAAAATGGGAGCCAACATCCGAAGGAGAACACGTAATAGAGCATGGAAGTCACGAGGCAGCAGTGTACAAAGCCATCCCCGAGAATGGACTCCTCCAAAGCGACATTATGAAATCAGTAGCGTACGCCAAAGTTGGATTTTCCAAAGCTATGGTAGCTGGTTGGATCAAGCTAGATAAAAGCACGGGCAAGCCCATAGTGACTAAGAACGTTGCGTCCATTGAAGATACAACGCAAATGCACTTGAAGAATATCGAGAGCCTTCCAGACACCGTCAAGGCTGAATACAAAAAGAGAAAACTTTTGCAGGAGGTCATCATTAAGAGTGTGATCGTCAAGAAGGGGAAGAATTTTGTCACTAAAATTGAGAAACAAGAGGCGGATCTCACGGCTGATTTGTTGATTAATAATTCGTGGaaggagaagaaattcaaaccTTATAATTTCGATGCTTTGGGGGCTGCTCTTGATGTTGGACATCTTCATCCCCTTTTGAAAGTCAGGAGTgaattcaggaaaatattcttAGAGATGGGGTACGTATTCAACATTTTCACGATTTGATGTAATGAATTATTACATCAAGAATGAGACTCCGTGATAATTTCAAAAAGAATTCTTTCAGCTTCGCAGAAATGCCaacgaataattttgttgaatccTCATTCTGGAATTTCGATGCTCTATTCCAACCGCAGCAGCATCCAGCTCGTGATGCCCACGATACATTCTTCATATCAGACCCGAAAAACACGACAGAATTCCCCCAAGAGTATCTACAGAAAGTAAAGGAAGTTCATAGTAATGGTGGCTACGGCTCCGAGGGCTACCGTTATTCCTGGAAGATAGAGGAAGCCCAAAAGAACCTTTTGAGGACCCACACGACAGCTGTCTCAGCAAGAATGCTATATAACCTCATGCAGGAGGGAGAGTTCAAACCTG includes the following:
- the Rnasek gene encoding ribonuclease kappa-B → MKKICGPKYALCGLIISAWGIIQLLLMGIFFFVKSVALIEDLPLEGKKFNSPHEFYMAADWGYLQNAYNCWIAACIYVLTFLLSGHQFYVNSRTSLSV
- the LOC135172688 gene encoding phenylalanine--tRNA ligase alpha subunit isoform X2 — encoded protein: MGSELAEDILQYVEKNGETNSLDLVPVFEEDHQKIIGAIKSLQTLDNVIEVEQVSQKKWEPTSEGEHVIEHGSHEAAVYKAIPENGLLQSDIMKSVAYAKVGFSKAMVAGWIKLDKSTGKPIVTKNVASIEDTTQMHLKNIESLPDTVKAEYKKRKLLQEVIIKSVIVKKGKNFVTKIEKQEADLTADLLINNSWKEKKFKPYNFDALGAALDVGHLHPLLKVRSEFRKIFLEMGFAEMPTNNFVESSFWNFDALFQPQQHPARDAHDTFFISDPKNTTEFPQEYLQKVKEVHSNGGYGSEGYRYSWKIEEAQKNLLRTHTTAVSARMLYNLMQEGEFKPVRYFSIDRVFRNETLDATHLAEFHQVEGVVADYNLTLGDLIGTLYEFFKKLGIDKLEFKPAYNPYTEPSMEIFCFHEGLGKWIEIGNSGMFRPEMLLPMGLPPKVNVIAWGLSLERPTMIKYKLNNIRDLVGSKVDLQMVYNNSICRLEK